A single Brevundimonas sp. SL130 DNA region contains:
- the ccmA gene encoding heme ABC exporter ATP-binding protein CcmA, whose translation MIHALSISDLTVSRGERLLFQGLDLRLQAGEAVVLTGANGAGKTSLLRTIAGLLRPDAGEVAFHDGDGNPLDERLARGRETHFLGHQDGLKTGRTAREELGFQCDWLGHVQCGLDDAVEAFGLAPLLDLEVRRLSAGQRRRLAMGRLVGSPRALWLLDEPMAPLDTRWRAVFADQMRRHLDADGLILAAVHDPLPLPARTLDLGGLT comes from the coding sequence ATGATCCACGCCCTCTCGATCTCCGACCTGACCGTCTCTCGCGGCGAGCGCCTGCTGTTCCAGGGTCTCGACCTGCGCCTCCAAGCCGGCGAAGCCGTGGTGCTGACGGGCGCAAACGGCGCAGGCAAGACCAGTCTGCTGCGAACCATCGCCGGCCTGTTGCGTCCCGACGCCGGAGAGGTCGCCTTCCACGACGGCGACGGCAATCCGCTGGACGAGCGGCTGGCGCGCGGCCGCGAAACCCATTTTCTGGGCCACCAGGACGGGCTGAAGACCGGGCGGACGGCGCGCGAGGAGCTGGGTTTCCAGTGCGACTGGCTGGGTCACGTCCAATGCGGCCTGGACGATGCGGTCGAAGCCTTCGGCCTCGCTCCCCTCCTGGACCTTGAAGTCCGCCGCCTGTCCGCCGGTCAACGCCGCCGCCTCGCCATGGGCCGGCTGGTCGGCTCGCCGCGCGCCCTGTGGCTGCTGGACGAGCCCATGGCCCCGCTGGACACCCGCTGGCGCGCCGTCTTCGCCGACCAGATGCGCCGCCATCTCGACGCCGACGGCCTGATTCTCGCCGCCGTCCACGACCCCCTGCCCCTCCCGGCCCGCACCCTGGACCTGGGAGGCCTGACGTGA
- a CDS encoding DUF3800 domain-containing protein — translation MSWSFFIDESGQDRRASPYEVLAAIGVEDRRIWPLIRQLSDAQAHFFGMRLFEAYGREAKAQKLLNAKTFRLAGQMPSFDHAERTRLANEALMDGAHPTTERLTALGQAKIAYCRFALKLARRQKAQVFATIVPRTAPRPDDFNALRKDYAYLFERIFYFLNGLEEEPMGYLVFDEIDRSACHILLGQVSNYFVRTANGRTRARLIIPEPFFVHSDLTTLVQLADIMAYVISWGVRLRSMNEPARAELSLIADDVLALRFARRLAGGEWQSGFKIINDLRPAGGARN, via the coding sequence GTGAGTTGGTCCTTCTTCATCGACGAGTCCGGTCAGGATCGTCGCGCCTCGCCATATGAGGTGCTGGCGGCCATCGGGGTCGAGGACCGCCGCATCTGGCCTTTGATCAGACAACTGTCCGATGCTCAGGCCCACTTCTTCGGCATGCGGCTTTTCGAGGCCTATGGACGCGAAGCCAAGGCTCAGAAGCTGCTCAACGCCAAGACCTTCCGGCTCGCCGGGCAGATGCCATCCTTCGACCATGCCGAGCGCACCCGGTTGGCAAACGAAGCCTTGATGGACGGCGCGCATCCGACGACCGAACGACTGACCGCCCTCGGCCAAGCGAAGATCGCCTACTGCCGTTTCGCCTTAAAGCTCGCGCGCCGCCAGAAGGCCCAGGTCTTCGCCACCATCGTTCCTCGCACTGCGCCCAGGCCGGACGACTTCAACGCCTTGCGCAAGGACTATGCCTATTTGTTCGAGCGGATCTTCTACTTCCTGAACGGGTTGGAGGAGGAGCCCATGGGCTATCTGGTCTTCGACGAGATTGACCGGAGCGCCTGTCATATCCTGCTGGGACAGGTCTCGAACTATTTCGTGCGCACGGCAAATGGACGGACCCGGGCGCGCCTGATCATTCCCGAACCCTTCTTCGTTCACAGCGACCTGACCACCCTCGTCCAACTGGCGGACATCATGGCCTATGTGATCAGTTGGGGCGTAAGGCTGCGAAGCATGAACGAACCGGCGCGCGCTGAACTGTCGCTTATCGCCGACGACGTATTGGCCCTGAGGTTCGCGCGACGCCTCGCCGGCGGGGAATGGCAATCCGGCTTCAAGATCATCAACGACCTTAGGCCTGCCGGCGGGGCCCGAAATTGA
- the ccmB gene encoding heme exporter protein CcmB produces the protein MSSDAEPRPPGLRGATRVLLERELDLAWSGGGGPLLACGFFICLTAVLPLAVGGDPRTLSPVAGGIAWLALALASLLSLERLFERDLEDGALDLLALGHLPLESVVLIKALAQWIAVGLPLALTAPVAALALGLPPALIPLTALSALIGGAGFAFTGTLGAALALGAKRGGLLIAVVVLPLFIPPVVFGAGALERAASGQSPAPALAFLGAYVLFAGVIAAFAGAAAVRNAQG, from the coding sequence ATGAGCTCGGACGCCGAACCCCGCCCGCCCGGCCTGCGCGGCGCGACGCGCGTGCTGCTGGAGCGGGAGTTGGATCTGGCCTGGAGCGGCGGGGGCGGCCCCCTGCTGGCCTGCGGCTTTTTCATCTGTCTGACCGCTGTCCTGCCCCTGGCCGTGGGCGGCGATCCGCGCACGCTTTCGCCCGTGGCCGGCGGGATCGCCTGGCTGGCTCTGGCCCTGGCCTCGCTGCTGTCGCTGGAGCGGCTGTTCGAGCGGGATCTGGAGGATGGGGCGCTGGACCTGTTGGCGCTCGGCCATCTGCCGCTGGAATCGGTCGTCCTGATCAAGGCCCTGGCCCAATGGATCGCCGTCGGCCTGCCCCTGGCCCTGACCGCGCCGGTCGCGGCCCTGGCCCTGGGCCTGCCGCCGGCCTTGATCCCGCTCACCGCCCTGTCGGCCCTGATCGGCGGGGCGGGCTTCGCCTTTACCGGAACCCTGGGCGCCGCCCTGGCTCTGGGGGCGAAGCGGGGCGGCCTGCTGATCGCCGTCGTGGTCCTGCCCCTGTTCATTCCGCCCGTGGTCTTCGGCGCCGGAGCGCTGGAACGCGCCGCCTCGGGCCAGTCGCCCGCTCCGGCCCTGGCCTTCCTGGGCGCCTATGTCCTGTTCGCCGGCGTCATTGCCGCCTTCGCCGGGGCGGCGGCGGTCAGGAACGCCCAGGGATGA
- a CDS encoding heme ABC transporter permease — protein MFGLSNPQRFMAFTGPLTPVLWAVAAVLLAVGAWLSFTVPADYQQGDTVRIMFVHVPAAVWGLGAYAALGVSSFFALVFRHALADAAARAAALPGAAFTALALFTGSLWGQPMWGTWWVWDARLTSVLVLFLFYLGYMALRASIDDEQKGARAAAVLGLVGLINLPIVKFSVDWWNTLHQPASFLTPGSSGLDPVYLPPFLTMLAAYGALFAALWLTAIRTEIRRRRVLSLRARQALEA, from the coding sequence ATGTTCGGCCTGTCCAACCCGCAGCGTTTCATGGCCTTCACCGGCCCCTTGACGCCCGTGCTCTGGGCGGTCGCCGCCGTGCTGCTGGCCGTGGGCGCCTGGCTCAGTTTCACCGTCCCCGCCGACTATCAGCAGGGCGACACGGTGCGGATCATGTTCGTCCATGTGCCCGCCGCCGTCTGGGGCCTGGGCGCCTACGCCGCCTTGGGCGTCTCCAGCTTCTTCGCCCTGGTGTTCCGCCACGCCCTGGCCGACGCCGCCGCCCGGGCCGCCGCCCTGCCCGGCGCCGCCTTCACGGCCCTGGCCCTGTTCACCGGCTCGCTGTGGGGCCAGCCGATGTGGGGGACCTGGTGGGTGTGGGACGCGCGCCTGACCAGCGTGCTGGTCCTGTTCCTCTTCTACCTCGGCTATATGGCGCTGCGGGCCTCGATCGACGATGAGCAAAAGGGGGCGCGCGCCGCCGCCGTGCTCGGCCTGGTCGGCCTGATCAACCTGCCCATCGTCAAGTTCTCGGTCGACTGGTGGAACACCCTGCACCAGCCGGCCAGCTTCCTGACCCCTGGATCGTCAGGCCTGGACCCGGTCTATCTGCCGCCCTTCCTGACCATGCTGGCGGCCTATGGCGCGCTGTTCGCGGCTCTGTGGCTGACGGCGATCCGCACCGAGATCCGCCGCCGCCGCGTCCTGAGCCTGCGCGCCCGCCAAGCCCTGGAGGCCTAG
- the ccmD gene encoding heme exporter protein CcmD, with amino-acid sequence MPDLDMTPYAAFVWPAWGVSALVLTALTARAVIASRKWKRELDQLNADAPSETTDTPRPQVARSAIGPQESPQVARSAIGPKK; translated from the coding sequence ATGCCCGATCTCGACATGACCCCCTACGCCGCCTTCGTCTGGCCCGCCTGGGGCGTCAGCGCCCTGGTCCTGACCGCCCTGACCGCCCGCGCCGTGATCGCCTCGCGCAAATGGAAGCGCGAGCTGGACCAGCTGAACGCCGACGCGCCGTCCGAAACGACGGACACCCCTCGTCCTCAAGTAGCGCGAAGCGCGATAGGGCCCCAAGAAAGTCCTCAAGTAGCGCGAAGCGCGATAGGACCAAAAAAGTGA
- a CDS encoding DsbE family thiol:disulfide interchange protein codes for MNRWLALLPLVVLSALAALFIGWSLKRDPAFKPDAMVGQPIPETVLPMLTGDTAGPGNLDLKTAGVGRPMLVNVFASWCAPCRIEHPKLLALKARGIAVVGVAYKDEPVATRAFLDEMGDPYSMVLVDREGRAGLDLGISGVPETFAVDAMGRITAKQSGPLLNDADIERLVASMQAPARPLPSPLPNEKAR; via the coding sequence GTGAACCGCTGGCTGGCCCTCCTGCCCCTGGTGGTGCTCAGCGCCCTCGCCGCCCTGTTCATCGGTTGGTCGCTGAAGCGCGATCCGGCCTTCAAGCCCGACGCCATGGTCGGCCAGCCCATCCCCGAAACCGTCCTGCCCATGCTGACCGGCGACACCGCCGGCCCCGGCAATCTGGACCTCAAGACGGCGGGCGTCGGCCGGCCCATGCTGGTCAATGTCTTCGCCTCCTGGTGCGCGCCGTGCCGGATCGAACACCCAAAACTGCTGGCCCTGAAGGCGCGCGGGATCGCCGTCGTCGGCGTCGCCTACAAGGACGAGCCGGTCGCCACCCGCGCCTTCCTGGACGAGATGGGCGATCCCTATTCCATGGTTCTGGTGGACCGCGAGGGTCGGGCCGGCCTGGACCTGGGCATATCCGGCGTGCCCGAGACCTTCGCCGTCGACGCCATGGGCCGGATCACCGCCAAACAGTCCGGCCCCCTGCTGAACGACGCCGACATCGAGCGTCTGGTGGCCTCTATGCAGGCGCCCGCCAGACCCTTGCCGAGCCCCCTGCCGAACGAAAAAGCGCGTTAA
- a CDS encoding thiol-disulfide oxidoreductase DCC family protein: MPPNPIKTPLLVWYDGGCPLCRREIALMRRLDRRDAIQFVDVASGDDVSCPLDRDALLARFHASEDGRLLSGAAAFAAMWRAIPLLRPLGLAARAPVVLAGLEAAYRVFLKVRPRLQALARKAG, from the coding sequence TTGCCCCCAAATCCAATCAAGACCCCGCTGCTCGTCTGGTACGACGGCGGTTGCCCGCTGTGTCGTCGCGAGATCGCGCTGATGCGGCGGCTGGATCGCCGGGACGCGATCCAGTTCGTCGATGTGGCCTCGGGCGACGACGTGTCCTGTCCTCTGGATCGTGACGCCCTGCTGGCCCGGTTCCACGCCAGCGAGGACGGGCGGCTGCTGTCGGGAGCTGCGGCCTTTGCGGCCATGTGGCGGGCCATTCCCCTGCTGCGGCCCCTCGGGCTGGCGGCGCGCGCGCCGGTGGTGCTGGCGGGGCTGGAAGCCGCCTATCGGGTGTTTCTGAAGGTGCGACCCCGGCTTCAGGCCCTGGCCCGTAAGGCGGGATGA
- a CDS encoding DUF3429 domain-containing protein translates to MTDRPALPPLARILGFAGLLPQAAAVAVLIFGGPDVRFAALSLAYAYAALIFSFLGGVWWGLAATARAQAPRWVWIAAVAPSLLALATVWPWASGQTWPGPSLIVLGVCLAASLTVDLRLKAAGLTPQGWLALRAPLSLGLGALTLAAGLI, encoded by the coding sequence ATGACCGACCGCCCCGCGCTGCCGCCCCTCGCCCGCATCCTGGGTTTCGCCGGTCTGCTGCCCCAGGCGGCGGCGGTCGCGGTCCTGATCTTCGGCGGGCCGGACGTCCGGTTCGCAGCCCTCAGCCTCGCCTATGCCTACGCCGCCCTGATCTTCAGCTTCCTGGGCGGGGTCTGGTGGGGCCTAGCCGCGACTGCGCGAGCACAAGCGCCCCGCTGGGTCTGGATCGCCGCCGTGGCTCCGTCCCTGCTGGCCCTGGCGACGGTCTGGCCCTGGGCGAGCGGCCAGACCTGGCCCGGCCCATCCCTGATCGTCCTGGGCGTCTGCCTCGCCGCCAGCCTGACCGTCGATCTCCGGCTCAAGGCCGCCGGTCTGACGCCCCAGGGCTGGCTGGCCCTGCGCGCGCCCCTGTCGCTCGGACTGGGCGCCCTGACCCTCGCGGCCGGTCTGATCTAG
- a CDS encoding SDR family NAD(P)-dependent oxidoreductase produces the protein MKLDNSMSAVVTGGASGLGEGTARAIAATGARVALFDLNAERGEEIAKEIGGVFCQVDVTDDASVAAAFAKARAAHGQERLTVNCAGIATGMKTVSRKKDTDEIKAHDMAQFERTVRVNLFGTFRVLSQSAAGMVTLEPMADGERGLIVNTASVAAQDGQIGQAAYSASKGGVYAMTLPIARDLAQEGVRCNTILPGIMWTPMMAGMDQKIQDALAAAIPFPSRLGTPADYASLVLELARNVYINGECIRLDGAIRLAPR, from the coding sequence ATGAAACTCGACAATAGCATGTCTGCGGTGGTCACGGGCGGCGCTTCGGGGCTGGGCGAAGGCACGGCGCGCGCCATCGCCGCCACCGGGGCGCGGGTCGCCCTGTTCGATCTGAACGCCGAACGCGGCGAAGAGATCGCTAAGGAAATCGGCGGCGTCTTCTGCCAGGTCGACGTGACCGACGACGCCTCGGTCGCCGCCGCCTTCGCCAAGGCCCGCGCCGCCCACGGCCAGGAGCGGCTGACCGTCAACTGCGCCGGCATCGCCACCGGCATGAAGACCGTCTCGCGCAAGAAGGACACCGACGAGATCAAGGCCCACGACATGGCCCAGTTCGAACGCACGGTGCGGGTCAATCTGTTCGGCACTTTCCGCGTCCTGTCGCAGTCGGCGGCCGGAATGGTGACGCTGGAGCCGATGGCGGACGGCGAGCGCGGCCTGATCGTCAATACGGCCTCGGTGGCGGCCCAGGACGGCCAGATCGGCCAGGCGGCCTATTCGGCGTCCAAGGGCGGGGTCTACGCCATGACCCTGCCCATCGCGCGGGATCTGGCCCAGGAAGGGGTGCGCTGCAACACCATCCTGCCGGGCATCATGTGGACGCCGATGATGGCCGGCATGGACCAGAAGATCCAGGACGCCCTGGCCGCCGCCATCCCCTTCCCCAGCCGCCTGGGCACGCCCGCTGACTACGCTTCGCTGGTGCTGGAGCTGGCCCGGAACGTCTATATCAACGGCGAATGCATCCGGCTGGACGGGGCTATCAGACTGGCGCCGCGCTGA
- a CDS encoding YkvA family protein, with protein sequence MTAKAKPADPADALDPRKALVPSVVKVNEARVSSGFWPKITRTAARIPFADQALAAWYAARDPETPMAAKGMIFAGLAYFVLPIDAIPDIFAGIGYTDDAAVITAVLAMVGANIKRRHRDQAEDAVQRLKGK encoded by the coding sequence ATGACCGCCAAAGCCAAACCCGCCGATCCCGCCGACGCCCTGGACCCGCGAAAGGCCCTGGTCCCGTCCGTGGTCAAGGTCAACGAGGCGCGCGTGAGCAGTGGCTTCTGGCCCAAGATCACCCGCACGGCGGCCCGCATACCCTTCGCCGACCAGGCCCTGGCCGCCTGGTACGCCGCGCGCGATCCCGAGACGCCGATGGCGGCCAAGGGCATGATCTTCGCCGGCCTGGCCTATTTCGTCCTGCCCATTGACGCCATTCCCGACATCTTCGCGGGCATCGGCTACACCGACGACGCCGCCGTGATCACGGCGGTCCTCGCCATGGTCGGCGCCAACATCAAACGCCGCCATCGGGACCAGGCCGAGGACGCGGTCCAGCGGCTGAAGGGCAAATAA
- a CDS encoding NADPH:quinone oxidoreductase family protein: MRAVLSKSPGGPETLVVEDVLDPTPKAGEVVIEVKAVGINFPDTLIIEDKYQFRPERPFSPGAEVAGVVEAVGEGVKGVRKGDRVIAVPGWGGLVERLAVKAETVIPIPEAMSFEEAAALIMTYGTSYYALKDRAQLKPGETLLVLGAAGGVGAAAVELGKAMGARVVAAASTNDKVQFALDLGADNGLIYPTGPMDKAGQKELSGEFKLATGRDGADVVYDAVGGDYAEPALRAMDWNGRYLVVGFPAGIPSLPLNLTLLKSVSVIGVFWGAAVARDPKAHAANMAELMQMYAEGKIKPRVSQTFPLEKAGAAIKALGDRQALGKIVVVVGD; the protein is encoded by the coding sequence ATGCGCGCAGTCCTGTCCAAGTCGCCCGGTGGTCCCGAAACGCTCGTGGTCGAGGACGTGCTCGATCCCACGCCCAAGGCGGGCGAGGTGGTGATCGAGGTCAAGGCCGTGGGGATCAACTTTCCCGACACCCTGATCATCGAGGACAAATACCAGTTCCGGCCCGAACGGCCCTTCTCGCCCGGCGCGGAAGTGGCCGGCGTGGTCGAGGCGGTGGGCGAGGGCGTCAAAGGGGTTCGCAAGGGCGACCGGGTCATCGCCGTGCCCGGCTGGGGCGGGCTGGTCGAACGGTTGGCGGTCAAGGCCGAGACGGTCATTCCCATTCCCGAGGCCATGAGCTTCGAGGAGGCGGCGGCCCTGATCATGACCTATGGCACCAGCTATTATGCGCTGAAAGACCGGGCGCAGCTGAAGCCCGGCGAGACGCTGCTGGTGCTGGGCGCGGCCGGGGGCGTGGGCGCCGCCGCCGTCGAACTGGGCAAGGCGATGGGGGCGCGCGTGGTCGCCGCCGCCTCGACCAACGACAAGGTCCAGTTCGCCCTGGACCTGGGGGCCGACAACGGTCTGATCTATCCGACCGGGCCGATGGACAAGGCGGGGCAGAAGGAGCTGTCGGGCGAGTTCAAACTGGCGACGGGGCGTGACGGCGCGGACGTGGTCTATGACGCGGTGGGCGGCGACTACGCCGAACCGGCGCTGCGGGCCATGGACTGGAACGGGCGGTATCTGGTGGTCGGTTTCCCGGCGGGGATTCCGTCCCTGCCGCTGAACCTGACCCTGCTGAAGTCGGTGTCGGTGATCGGGGTCTTCTGGGGCGCGGCCGTGGCGCGCGATCCGAAAGCCCACGCCGCCAACATGGCCGAGCTGATGCAGATGTACGCCGAGGGCAAGATCAAGCCGCGCGTGTCGCAGACCTTCCCGCTGGAGAAGGCCGGGGCGGCGATCAAGGCGCTGGGGGACCGTCAGGCCCTGGGCAAGATCGTGGTGGTCGTGGGGGATTGA
- a CDS encoding isoaspartyl peptidase/L-asparaginase family protein, which translates to MTALILHGGAGARRERNYDAEVVHMRQVVEAMKTRLDAGDSALDVAVAAVTLLEDSGLYVAGKGASPNLAGAYELDASLMDGATRRAGAVAALQGFRNPVVAARAVMDRTPHVMLVGEGAALFAHDQGLEPIADEAAWYTGAGQGEDNHPPGTLSHGTVGCCVLDSQGRLAAATSTAGVFGKMPGRVGDTPIPAAGTWADGHAAASCTGQGEYFIRVAAAAQVAWRVAAGQTLTAATQAVIDQIGGLDGEGGGGDGGMIALDAAGNIACPFNSQGMKRAWLTPGGEIGVEVFGR; encoded by the coding sequence ATGACCGCCCTCATCCTCCACGGCGGCGCCGGCGCCCGGCGCGAACGCAACTATGACGCCGAGGTCGTGCATATGCGCCAGGTGGTCGAGGCCATGAAGACGCGGCTGGACGCGGGCGACAGCGCCCTGGACGTGGCCGTGGCGGCGGTGACCCTGCTCGAGGATTCCGGCCTCTATGTCGCCGGCAAGGGCGCCTCTCCCAATCTGGCCGGCGCCTATGAGCTGGACGCCAGCCTGATGGACGGCGCCACCCGCCGGGCCGGCGCCGTCGCCGCCCTCCAGGGCTTCCGCAACCCCGTCGTCGCCGCCCGCGCCGTCATGGACCGCACCCCCCACGTCATGCTGGTCGGCGAGGGCGCGGCCCTGTTCGCCCATGATCAAGGGCTTGAGCCCATCGCCGACGAGGCCGCCTGGTACACCGGCGCCGGCCAGGGCGAGGACAATCATCCGCCCGGAACCCTCAGCCACGGCACAGTCGGCTGCTGCGTGCTGGACAGCCAGGGCCGCCTCGCCGCCGCCACCTCGACCGCCGGGGTGTTCGGCAAGATGCCGGGTCGCGTCGGCGACACCCCCATCCCCGCCGCCGGAACCTGGGCCGACGGCCATGCCGCCGCCTCCTGCACCGGCCAGGGCGAATATTTCATCCGCGTCGCCGCCGCCGCCCAGGTCGCCTGGCGCGTCGCCGCCGGCCAGACCCTGACCGCCGCCACCCAGGCCGTCATCGACCAGATCGGCGGCCTTGACGGAGAAGGGGGGGGCGGCGACGGCGGAATGATCGCCCTGGACGCCGCCGGAAACATCGCCTGCCCCTTCAACAGCCAGGGCATGAAACGCGCCTGGCTGACCCCCGGGGGCGAGATCGGGGTCGAGGTGTTCGGGCGCTGA